Below is a genomic region from Nitratidesulfovibrio sp..
ACGGGCACAGTTTGCGTTCCAGCGCGGTGACCAGCAGCGTGGTGCCCCACGCCGCCGCCGCGATGACCGCCATGCCGCCGATGACCATGGCCGGTTGCGACAGGTTCATGCCCTGCACGATGATGTACCCGAGGCCCGAACGGGCGCTGACCAGTTCCGCCGCCAGCACGCAGGTCCAGGCGATGCTGAGCGATATCTGCAACCCCGCGAATATGGCCGGGAACGAGGCGGGAAAACAGACGTGCAGTATTTCGTCGCGGCGCTTGCCGCCCAGCATGCGCACCACGTCGTACAGTTCCGGTTCCACAAGGCGCACGCCGTTGTAGGCGTTGAGCAGACAGGGCACGAAGGTGCCCAGCACGATGATGAACACCTTGGACGTCTCGCCGATGCCGAACCACAGGATGGAAATGGATATCCATGAAATGGGCGGCATGGGCTTCAGCAGGTCGAACAAGGGCTTGACGACGGCGTTGACGTAGCGGTTCAGTGCCATGAACAGCCCCAGCGGCACGGCTATGGCGGCGGCGATGGAAAAGCCCACCACCACGCGCTGGGTGCTGGCCCACACGTGACCCCACAGGGTCAGTTCCGCCAGTTCCTCGCGGGTCAGTACCACCAGTTGTTCCAGCACCTCGTGCGGGCGGGCCAGGGCGCTGCTGCCCCCGCCCAGCACGTCGGAGCGTGCCAGCAAGTCCCACAGTGAAAAGAAGGCCACGATGGACACGGTGTGCAGGAACCAGCGGTTGGTAAGGATGCGACCGAGGTTCAGCGGGC
It encodes:
- a CDS encoding ABC transporter permease, with translation MSQEATCNAASSSIANETVGQVVDRGPLNLGRILTNRWFLHTVSIVAFFSLWDLLARSDVLGGGSSALARPHEVLEQLVVLTREELAELTLWGHVWASTQRVVVGFSIAAAIAVPLGLFMALNRYVNAVVKPLFDLLKPMPPISWISISILWFGIGETSKVFIIVLGTFVPCLLNAYNGVRLVEPELYDVVRMLGGKRRDEILHVCFPASFPAIFAGLQISLSIAWTCVLAAELVSARSGLGYIIVQGMNLSQPAMVIGGMAVIAAAAWGTTLLVTALERKLCPWKRKIAGL